From a single Mycolicibacterium mengxianglii genomic region:
- a CDS encoding DUF1542 domain-containing protein, with the protein MNGVLLVLIILVVAAIALAMWTSSRNSGRRNEANLADAKADARRVIDRLGGQVINLTGTDDASKQAMADASERFTAAGSQIDQATTAKQALLAKESALEGLYYVRAARLAMGMDPGPELELLHGQRTAGQVTEDRRVEFEGREIEASPAPSQRTPNYYPGGTVAGRPVPAGWYSEPWWKPALVAGAWGVGSMLLFSTLFSGMAGTGYEQGFAQGYDEGSDPGGADQGGGDQGGDYGDSGGGDWGGGDFGGGDFGGDFGGF; encoded by the coding sequence ATGAACGGCGTCTTGCTGGTACTGATCATTCTCGTTGTGGCCGCGATCGCTTTGGCCATGTGGACTTCTTCCCGCAATTCGGGCCGTCGTAATGAAGCCAACCTGGCTGACGCCAAGGCCGACGCCCGGCGGGTCATCGACCGGCTCGGCGGCCAGGTGATCAACCTGACCGGCACTGACGACGCCTCCAAGCAGGCCATGGCGGATGCGTCCGAGCGCTTCACCGCGGCCGGCTCTCAGATCGACCAGGCCACCACCGCCAAGCAGGCGCTGCTGGCCAAGGAAAGTGCCTTGGAGGGCCTTTACTACGTACGCGCTGCCCGTCTGGCGATGGGGATGGATCCCGGGCCGGAACTGGAATTGCTGCACGGCCAGCGCACCGCCGGACAGGTCACCGAGGATCGCAGGGTGGAGTTCGAGGGTCGCGAGATCGAGGCCTCTCCCGCGCCGTCACAGCGCACCCCGAACTACTACCCCGGCGGTACCGTCGCCGGCCGACCCGTGCCCGCGGGGTGGTACTCCGAACCGTGGTGGAAGCCCGCCTTGGTGGCGGGGGCCTGGGGCGTGGGCTCCATGCTGCTGTTCAGCACGTTGTTCTCCGGGATGGCAGGCACCGGCTACGAGCAGGGCTTCGCTCAGGGTTATGACGAAGGCTCCGATCCGGGCGGCGCCGACCAGGGTGGCGGCGATCAAGGTGGCGACTACGGCGACAGCGGCGGCGGCGACTGGGGTGGCGGCGACTTCGGCGGCGGCGATTTCGGTGGGGACTTCGGGGGCTTCTGA
- a CDS encoding cation:proton antiporter has protein sequence MELILVVVGAIAVTAIAHRRGLEPALIIVVIGAVVSFLPGFEAPELDSHILLTVVLPPLLYSAALDFSFPTFLRNIKPILGLGVALVVVTAFTVAAMSAWLVVVPLTFATALILGAIVAPPDAVTAVAVGRKLGLPKRVMAILTGESLINDAAALALFSIAVAHVAGSHTFIQNPLLLFGYSSVVGPLMGAALGYVTLWIRRRLANPGLETVQGLVVPFAAFIAAEHFHASGVLAVVVAGFVVGSGTVDAGYQTRLQERYVWNSVDVLLEAFVFAYIGLHLRFVLEDLNEAHESLVEVAIASGIVLLVVLVIRPLSVFAMFSRGVLSRQVEKRLSVPVPERGGRGALGTRRRANAPAKWRSRIDNRALTWQENVVVSWTGMRGVVTLAAAAAIPATTAAGDPFPERATIQAIAFVVSVGTLLLQGWTLPMLIRRLDLSSDDDHTYTHVETAKAERVVHKAAEEVLDDFRANPPVGLDPRVLGEIRTTIARQSQDADEMPNPEAHTLRAETFAALYRAVLIAQRAALIGERDEGRIDDEAVRAMLERLDLQEAGVTARLESRL, from the coding sequence GTGGAACTGATCCTGGTCGTCGTGGGCGCGATCGCCGTCACTGCCATTGCACATCGCCGTGGACTGGAACCAGCACTCATCATCGTCGTCATCGGCGCCGTAGTGTCGTTCCTGCCGGGATTCGAAGCGCCCGAACTGGATTCGCACATTCTGCTGACGGTGGTGCTACCGCCGCTGCTCTACTCGGCGGCGCTGGACTTCTCGTTTCCGACGTTCCTGCGCAATATCAAACCCATCCTCGGTCTCGGTGTCGCACTGGTGGTGGTCACCGCCTTCACAGTCGCTGCGATGTCGGCGTGGCTGGTGGTGGTGCCGTTGACATTCGCCACCGCACTGATCCTCGGCGCGATCGTCGCCCCACCGGATGCGGTGACAGCGGTGGCGGTGGGTCGTAAGCTCGGGCTGCCCAAACGTGTCATGGCGATCCTGACGGGTGAGAGCCTCATCAACGACGCCGCGGCGCTGGCGCTGTTCTCGATCGCGGTGGCGCACGTCGCGGGCAGCCACACCTTCATCCAGAATCCGCTGCTGTTGTTCGGCTACTCGTCGGTGGTCGGCCCGTTGATGGGTGCCGCCCTGGGATACGTGACGTTGTGGATCCGCCGGCGTCTGGCCAATCCGGGACTGGAAACCGTGCAGGGACTGGTGGTGCCGTTCGCTGCGTTCATCGCTGCCGAACACTTCCACGCCTCAGGTGTGCTGGCCGTCGTCGTCGCCGGTTTTGTGGTCGGCTCCGGAACAGTGGATGCCGGCTACCAGACCCGGTTGCAGGAACGCTACGTATGGAACTCGGTCGACGTCCTGCTGGAGGCCTTCGTCTTCGCCTACATCGGACTGCACCTGCGGTTTGTACTCGAGGACCTCAACGAGGCCCACGAATCCTTGGTCGAGGTCGCGATCGCGTCGGGGATCGTGCTGTTGGTGGTGCTGGTGATCAGGCCGTTGTCGGTGTTCGCGATGTTCAGCCGGGGCGTGCTGTCCCGGCAGGTCGAGAAACGCCTCAGCGTGCCGGTCCCCGAACGCGGCGGCCGGGGTGCGCTGGGCACCCGGAGGCGTGCCAACGCACCGGCGAAGTGGCGGTCGCGTATCGACAACCGCGCCCTGACCTGGCAGGAAAACGTCGTCGTGTCCTGGACAGGCATGCGTGGAGTGGTGACTCTGGCTGCGGCCGCGGCCATTCCGGCGACGACCGCAGCCGGGGACCCGTTCCCGGAACGCGCGACCATTCAGGCGATCGCGTTCGTGGTCAGCGTCGGCACCCTGTTGTTGCAGGGGTGGACGCTGCCGATGCTGATCCGCCGGCTCGACCTGTCCTCCGATGATGACCACACCTACACCCACGTCGAGACCGCCAAGGCTGAACGGGTGGTACACAAAGCGGCCGAGGAGGTGCTGGACGACTTCCGGGCCAACCCGCCTGTGGGTCTCGACCCGCGGGTGCTCGGCGAGATCCGCACAACGATCGCCCGTCAGTCCCAGGACGCCGACGAGATGCCGAATCCGGAGGCCCACACGCTGCGGGCAGAGACGTTCGCCGCGCTGTACCGCGCGGTGCTGATCGCTCAGCGCGCTGCCCTGATCGGGGAACGTGACGAAGGACGGATCGACGACGAAGCGGTGCGCGCGATGCTGGAGCGTCTGGATCTGCAGGAGGCGGGAGTCACCGCCCGGTTGGAGAGCCGGTTGTGA